The region TCTGCCCCTGCAAGTGCCAGGTGGCAATCCTGCTCAGCCACCAGGCTGAAACCACCCAAGGTAACTTCCACTACCGCAGCATCGGCAGCATTGCCCAACAGCCAGTTGGCCCACCGCATCGACACCCAATCCAGCGCCCCACCCTGGGTCACGCCCAGATGACGCACACCAAAGCGCCCGGCGTCCTGCAACAGGCACAGCGCGGTGCTGGCCTCGATCGACAAGCGGCTCATGCCAACCTCTCCTGCGGGGTATCGTCGCCGCCCAGGTTGATAAAGGTGCCACGGTCCACCGCCACGAATCGCACCCGATCGCCCGGCTGCAGCAGGCTGTAGCCTTGCCGCTGACGGTCAAAGAGTGTGCTCGGGGTGCGGCCGATCAGGTTCCAGCCTCCAGGCGACACCGCAGGGTAAGCAGCGGTCTGGCGCTCGGCGATCCCCACGCTGCCTGCCGCCACGCGCTTGCGTGGGGTGGACAAGCGCGGCGCCGCCAGCGCCTCTTCAACCAGGCCCATGAACGCAAACCCCGGGGCGAAGCCCAAGGCGAACACCTGATACTCGCGCTCACTGTGACGACGCACGATGTCGGCCACCGAGGCATTGCAGCGCGCCGCCAACAGGCTCAACTCCGGCCCGACACTGAGGTCGTACCACACTGGAATTTCGTGCAGGCTGCCACCGCTGCCATTATCGAGTTGCAGGTTTTCCAGCGCTTCGCGAATCAGGATTCGGGCCTGCTGCGGCGACAGTTGCATGAGGTCGAAATGCACCATCACTGTTGTATAGGACGGCACCAGATCGATCAGCTGTGCGCCGAATACAGCCCGCAAGCGCTGACTCGCCGCCAGCATCCAGGGCATGTTGGTCTCATCGATAGCGTCGAACAAACGCACCATCAGGCAGTCAATGGCCGCCGTTTCAATGCGCTGCTTCATGAGTTCACCAGGCTATCGAGCGCTTCACGAATCTGCTGCACCGCCGCCACCGAACTTTCGTTGTCGCCATGCACGCACAGCGTATGCGCGTGCAGGCGCAGTTCGCTGCCGTCCACGGCGATCAGCGGCTCGCCTCGAGCCAGGCGCAAGGCCTGATCGACAATCAGCGCCGGGTCATGATGCACAGCGCCCGGCAAGCGCCGCGACAGCAAGTGCCCGGCGGCATCGTAGCCACGGTCGGCAAAGGCCTCGAACCACAACGTGACGCCATACTCATCGCCCAAGGCCTGGGCAGCACTGTTGTCAGCCGTGGCCATGAGCATCAACGGTAAATCCCGACCGTAGCTGCTCACCGCCTCCAGCACGGCGCGCAGCTTGAGCGGGTCGGCCATCATGTCGTTATACAGCGCACCGTGGGGCTTCACATAAGCAACGCGCGTGCCCTGGGTGCGACAGATGCCATCGAGCGCACCGATCTGGTAATGCAGCAGGTCACGGATTTCTTCAGCACTGCAGGCCATGGAACGACGACCGAAGCCTGCAAGGTCCTGATAGGCCGGATGGGCACCAATGCCTACGTTGCTGGCAACAGCCAAGGCCACCGCTTTGCGCATGATGCCCGGATCACCGGCATGGAAACCGCAGGCGATATTGGCACAGTCGACAAAGGGCATGACCTGGGCATCCAGGCCCATGGTCCAACTGCCGAAACTTTCACCCATATCGCAATTCAGTAGTAGGCGGCTCACGTCTGTAACTCCTTCAGGCTTGGCCTTAATGGGCTTCAAGTTCTTTGCCGCGCGTTTCCGGCAGGCTCAACGCTGCCAGAATTACCACTCCGTAGGACACCGCGGCAAATGCGCCGATACCCAGGCCCAGCGGCACCTTCTGGCTGAGCATACCGATCAGCAGCGGGAAGAACGCTGCCAGGGCGCGTCCAATGTTGTAGCAAAAGCCCTGGCCCGAGCCACGGATACGCGTGGGGAAGAGTTCAGTGAGAAACGCCCCCATGCCACTGAAAATACCCGAGGCAAAGAAGCCCAGAGGAAAGCCAAGCCAAAGCATGACGCCATCGCTGACCTGCATCTGGGTGTAGAGCAGCACGATAACGAATGAGCCCACGGCGAACAGAATGAAGTTCTTTTTACGCCCCAGGAGGTCTGTCAGGTAGGCGCTGATCACATAGCCTACGTACGAACCGAAGATCACCATGGCCAGGTAGCCGCCCGTGCCGAGTACGCTCAGGCCGCGTTCGTTCTTGAGGAAGGTCGGCAGCCACGAGGTGATGGCGTAGTACCCACCCAAGGCACCCGTGGTCAGCAGCGAAGCGCGAAGGGTGGTGAAAAGCATGCCGGGAGCGAAAATTTCATAGAAATGCGACGGTGCCTCGGCTTTTTCCGCCGCCTTGGCCTGGCGGTAGACTTCCGGGTCCTTGACCAGGCGTCGTACGAAAATCACGAACACCGCAGGCACGATCCCCAACAGGAACAGGGCCCGCCAGGCATCTTCCGGTGGCAGCAGGGTGAACAGAACCGCGTAGAGAATCGCGGTCAGGCCCCAGCCAATAGCCCAGCCCGACTGCACCATGCCCACCGCTTTACCGCGGTCCTTGGCGCGAATGACTTCACCGATCAACACGGCGCCGGCGGTCCACTCACCACCAAAACCGAAGCCCATCAGGGTGCGAGCGATCAACAGCTGTTCGTAGTTCTGGGCGAAACCACAGAGGAAAGTGAAGAAGGCGAACCACAGCACGGTCAGTTGCAGGGTGCGCACCCGGCCGATACGGTCGGACAGAATACCGGCGATCCAACCACCGAGGGCCGAAGCGATCAGGGTGCTGGTGTGAATCAAACCGGCTTCGGCCGTAGTGATCCCCCACAGTGCAATCAGGGTAGGAACGACAAAGCTGAGCATCTGCGTGTCCATGCCATCCAGGCCGTAACCGATCTTGCAGCTCCAGAAGGTGCGGCGTTCCTGCTTGTTGATGTTGCGGTACCAGTCGAAAGGTCCCGCCACGGATCTGGATTTGGTCTGTTGCTGCACGCCCGATGGGTTCATGGTTGCCTCAGCTTGTTGGTATTGTTTTAAAGGCGGCGATCTACGTCGCAACCATGCCGATATTTTTTGACCCTGGCGCCGTTACGTCCAACGAGAAAAACCAGCTGTCTGGCATAAGAAAAAATTGATCAGTGAGCACACATGAACCTCAAGTTCCTCGAAACCTTTGTCTGGGTGGCCCGGCTCAAGAGCTTTCGCCTGACCGCCGAGAAGCTCTTCACCACCCAGGCCTCGATCTCCAGCCGTATTGCCGCGCTGGAGGCGGACCTTGGGGTCAAGTTGCTGCTGCGCGATTCGCGTGGGGTCAGCCTTACGCCTGAAGGCAGCAAGGTGCTTGAATACGCCGAACAGATGCTCGACACCGCCAAGGCGCTCAAGCAATCGCTAGACAGCGATCGGGCGAAGGTCGGCCGCGTGCGCCTGGGCGTCATGGATACGGTGATCCATACCTGGATGAGCCCGCTGGTGTCGGAACTGATGGAGCGCTACCCACAGGTCGAAATCGAGCTGGTCGCCGATACCGCACTCAACTTGCGCGAACAACTGCAAAAAGGCTTCCTCGATGTCATTCTGCAAACCGACCTGCTGCGTCAGGAATCGATCCGTAGCCTGGACCTGGCGCGCTATCCCATGGGCTGGATCGTTGCCACCCAGTCCATCTACAACCGCGATTTTTCTTCGCTGGCCGAGCTTGCTCGCGAGCGTATCGTGACCTTCTCGAAAAACTCCCGGCCGCATCAAGAAGTGCTTAGCCTGCTTCAGGCCGAAGGTGTCAGTGCACCGCGCTTGAACTGCGTGAATTCGGTGGCAGCCATTACCCGCTTGTTACGTGACGGCTTCGGTATCGGCGCCCTCCCCCCGGCGCTGGTCAGCGAGGAATTGGCGCGTGGTGAACTGACCCAACTGGCGCTGGTGCAACAACCGCCAAGCCTGGAGCTGGTGGTGGCCTGGCAAACCGGGGTCGAGCTGGTAGATGAAGTGGTAGCGCTGTGTCGCAATGTGCTTGAACGTTACGCCGCCAATGCCGGCCCCGAGCGTATCAAACTGGTTTAGCGCCAGCTCTCGGCAACCGGC is a window of Pseudomonas sp. DG56-2 DNA encoding:
- the pxpB gene encoding 5-oxoprolinase subunit PxpB, which translates into the protein MKQRIETAAIDCLMVRLFDAIDETNMPWMLAASQRLRAVFGAQLIDLVPSYTTVMVHFDLMQLSPQQARILIREALENLQLDNGSGGSLHEIPVWYDLSVGPELSLLAARCNASVADIVRRHSEREYQVFALGFAPGFAFMGLVEEALAAPRLSTPRKRVAAGSVGIAERQTAAYPAVSPGGWNLIGRTPSTLFDRQRQGYSLLQPGDRVRFVAVDRGTFINLGGDDTPQERLA
- a CDS encoding 5-oxoprolinase subunit PxpA, giving the protein MSRLLLNCDMGESFGSWTMGLDAQVMPFVDCANIACGFHAGDPGIMRKAVALAVASNVGIGAHPAYQDLAGFGRRSMACSAEEIRDLLHYQIGALDGICRTQGTRVAYVKPHGALYNDMMADPLKLRAVLEAVSSYGRDLPLMLMATADNSAAQALGDEYGVTLWFEAFADRGYDAAGHLLSRRLPGAVHHDPALIVDQALRLARGEPLIAVDGSELRLHAHTLCVHGDNESSVAAVQQIREALDSLVNS
- a CDS encoding MFS transporter — its product is MNPSGVQQQTKSRSVAGPFDWYRNINKQERRTFWSCKIGYGLDGMDTQMLSFVVPTLIALWGITTAEAGLIHTSTLIASALGGWIAGILSDRIGRVRTLQLTVLWFAFFTFLCGFAQNYEQLLIARTLMGFGFGGEWTAGAVLIGEVIRAKDRGKAVGMVQSGWAIGWGLTAILYAVLFTLLPPEDAWRALFLLGIVPAVFVIFVRRLVKDPEVYRQAKAAEKAEAPSHFYEIFAPGMLFTTLRASLLTTGALGGYYAITSWLPTFLKNERGLSVLGTGGYLAMVIFGSYVGYVISAYLTDLLGRKKNFILFAVGSFVIVLLYTQMQVSDGVMLWLGFPLGFFASGIFSGMGAFLTELFPTRIRGSGQGFCYNIGRALAAFFPLLIGMLSQKVPLGLGIGAFAAVSYGVVILAALSLPETRGKELEAH
- a CDS encoding LysR family transcriptional regulator, whose product is MNLKFLETFVWVARLKSFRLTAEKLFTTQASISSRIAALEADLGVKLLLRDSRGVSLTPEGSKVLEYAEQMLDTAKALKQSLDSDRAKVGRVRLGVMDTVIHTWMSPLVSELMERYPQVEIELVADTALNLREQLQKGFLDVILQTDLLRQESIRSLDLARYPMGWIVATQSIYNRDFSSLAELARERIVTFSKNSRPHQEVLSLLQAEGVSAPRLNCVNSVAAITRLLRDGFGIGALPPALVSEELARGELTQLALVQQPPSLELVVAWQTGVELVDEVVALCRNVLERYAANAGPERIKLV